One part of the Bicyclus anynana chromosome 8, ilBicAnyn1.1, whole genome shotgun sequence genome encodes these proteins:
- the LOC112045902 gene encoding vacuolar protein sorting-associated protein 45 — MNVVQAVKMYITKMTEESGPGMKVILMDKETTSIVSMVFSQSEILQKEVYLFERIDSHAKWDNLKHMKCIVFVRPTSENIALLSRELRCPKYGVYFIYFSNVVSKADIKTLAECDEQETVREVQEVFADYLAVDRHLFSFNIIGCLHGRSWNQQHLQRCSQGLLALLLSLKRRPVIRYEAGSEVSARLADRVRELVRREAVLMDNNIPFNGDVPPPQLLILDRRDDPVTPLLSQWTYQAMVHELLTINNNRVSLAHVPDVHKDFKEVVLSAEQDEFYAKNLYSNFGEIGQTMKSLMDEFQKKAKSHQKVESIADMKNFVETYPLFKKMSGTVTKHITVVGELSSCVARRHLMEVSELEQELVCHSDHGKQQQRLKAMLANESLRAEDVTRLVALYGLRYEKHAGNVLPALVDTLRKRAPDCAALPVLLLEYGGAHARQSDLFGLQDADKITKRLFRGLSGVENIYTQHTPLLKDTLEDLIKGKLRENLYPICGGDDLSAGRRPQDVIVFIVGGATYEESLCVRQINQANPGVRVVLGGTNIHNSTSFLEEVKSAMQGVHRTHTRHIRNI, encoded by the exons atgaatgTGGTACAGGctgttaaaatgtatataactaAAATGACTGAGGAGAGTGGACCTGGAATGAAAGTAATACTAATGGATAAAGAGACT acAAGTATAGTCAGCATGGTTTTCAGCCAATCAGAGATCCTGCAAAAGGAGGTGTATCTGTTTGAAAGAATAGACAGCCACGCCAAGTGGGACAATCTGAAGCATATGAAGTGTATTGTGTTTGTGCGCCCCACCTCTGAGAACATTGCATTGCTCTCCAGAGAGCTGCGCTGTCCCAAATAtggagtttattttattt ATTTCAGCAATGTAGTGTCCAAGGCAGACATCAAGACACTGGCGGAGTGCGACGAGCAGGAGACAGTGCGCGAGGTGCAGGAGGTGTTTGCAGACTACCTCGCAGTGGACAGACATCTGTTCTCCTTCAACATAATTGGCTGTTTGCATG GTCGTTCATGGAACCAACAGCACCTGCAGCGATGCTCGCAAGGGCTCCTCGCGTTGCTCCTGTCGCTCAAGCGCCGCCCCGTCATCCGCTACGAGGCCGGCTCCGAGGTGAGCGCGCGCCTCGCCGACCGCGTGCGCGAGCTGGTGCGGAGGGAGGCGGTGCTCATGGACAACAACATACCGTTCAACGGGGACGTGCCGCCGCCGCAGCTGTTGATACTGGACAGGAGGGATGATCCTGTCACGCCTTTGCTGAGTCAG TGGACCTACCAGGCGATGGTGCACGAGCTGCTGACCATCAACAACAACCGCGTGAGTCTGGCGCACGTGCCCGACGTGCACAAGGACTTCAAGGAGGTTGTGCTCTCTGCGGAACAGGACGAGTTCTATGCCAAG AACCTGTACTCAAACTTTGGTGAAATCGGTCAAACGATGAAGTCGCTGATGGACGAGTTCCAGAAGAAGGCCAAGAGTCACCAGAAAGTGGAAAGCATCGCCGACATGAAGAACTTTGTCGAAACCTACCCTCTGTTTAAG AAAATGTCGGGCACCGTGACGAAACACATTACGGTGGTGGGCGAGCTGTCGAGCTGCGTGGCGCGCCGCCACCTCATGGAAGTGTCCGAGCTGGAGCAGGAGCTGGTCTGCCACTCCGACCACGGCAAGCAGCAGCAG CGACTAAAAGCCATGCTGGCCAACGAGTCGCTGCGCGCGGAGGACGTGACGCGGCTGGTGGCGCTGTACGGGCTGCGCTACGAGAAGCACGCCGGCAACGTGCTGCCCGCGCTCGTGGACACGCTGCGCAAGCGCGCGCCCGACTGTGCGGCGCTGCCGGTGCTGTTGCTGGAGTACGGCGGCGCGCACGCGCGGCAGAGCGACCTGTTCGGCCTGCAGGACGCCGACAAGATCACCAAGAGACTGTTCCGG GGGCTGAGCGGTGTGGAGAACATCTACACGCAACACACGCCGCTCCTCAAGGACACGCTCGAAGACCTGATCAAGGGCAAACTGCGAGAGAACCTCTACCCCATCTGCGGTGGCGACGACCTCTCCGCCGGCAGACGGCCCCAGGACGTCATCGTGTTCATAGTGGGTGGCGCCACCTATGAGGAGTCCCTCTGCGTGCGGCAGATCAACCAGGCGAACCCTGGGGTCAGGGTGGTGCTGGGCGGCACCAATATACACAACTCCACGTCTTTCTTGGAGGAAGTCAAATCCGCTATGCAGGGCGTGCATAGGACGCATACGCGGCATATCCGCAACATATAA